The region TGAAAGCGTATTCTGGTAAGAAGAATCAGAAGTAATCTTGCTCAGAGGCCAAAAAGAGACATGGTGATGGTTATCAAAAGTCAGAAGTCTCCAACTCTGATGAGAAGAAACATCAGAAGGGAAATGAGAATTTTGGCAAGAAGAAGGTTCAATGCTATTGTTGTAggaagtttggtcactttgctgTTGACTGTTGGTAGATTGGTGGTATATAGACATTTGTTGCTCAAATCACCTAACTGGAAATAAACAATGGCTGATTAATTTTGAATCTagaaagaggacaaagatcaTATGTGTTAATGATAAGTATTTGAATGCTGAAGGAATGGGAAATGTCAAAATCGGAGTGAAGAATGACAATATTGTTCTGATCAAGGATGTTtggtatgttcctggcatgaaaAGCAATTTAATGAGTGTAGGTCAGCTAATTGAGAAAGATATCTTAGTTACTATGAAGGAcaatctcttgaagttgtatgattctGATAAGAAGCTGATTATGCAATCTAAATAGGGAAGCAACAAAACATTCAAAGTGAATGTGGAAACAAATTAAACTAAATGCCTTAGTGCATAAGGTGTTGAAGGTGACAATGAGTTGTGGCACAAGAGATTGGGGCatctgaacttcagaagcttatGGAATCTGAGTTCTAAGAAGCCGGTACATGACATTCCTAATATTGTGAAGCCTGAGAAGTAATGTGAGATATGCATGAAAGGCAAGTAACCTATATTTCCATTTGCATCAGAAGTGGCTCCAAGAGTAAAACATGTTTTGGGAGTAGTGAATTATGATGTATGTGGAGCATTTGAAGTACCTTTACTAAGAGGAAACAAATACTCtgtgtcatttgtggatgagttcaTAAGAATGACATGAGTAACACTCATTAAGTTTAAGCATGAGGAGTTTCAAAAGTTCAAGGTGAAGGCTAAAAAAACAGAGTGGTTAGAAGTTGAAAATTCCCAGAACTAATGGTGGTGGTGAGTACAACTCTTTAGAGTTCAAGAAATAttgtgaggagaatggaattgagcataTGGTTACTGCTCCATACAttcctcaacacaatggtcttgctgaaagaagaaacaTAATTTTGCTTGATATAACAAGGAGCATGATGGAGGAGAAGAACTCCCCCACACCTTGTGGGGAGAAACTATTATCGATGCAACATTTATGCTCAATaggtgtccaaccaagaagcAGAAGGAAATTATTCCTTTTAACAAGTGGAttggagataagcaaagtgtgagccatctgaaggtgtttggttctaTTTGTCATATGTCCCAGATGCTAAGAGAAAGAAATTGGATGATAGAAGAAAAGTAATGTTATTGATTGGGTACCACAATATAGGTGCTTATAAGTTTTATTATCCAGACACTAACAAGGTGGAATTTAACAGAGATGTAATTGTGAAGGAAACAAAAGCATGAGATTGGAAGAAGTCTCAATCCATCTCTGGTGCAGTGTTAACACATGAGTTAACTTCTAAAGATATTTTAGACTCTGAAGGAGATTCTGCCTTTAAAGATTAGTCAGAGtctgaaggtgactctgatgCTGAAATAGAGTCTGAAGGTGACTTTGACTCTGAAGGTGAATttgattttgatccaaattttGATGATGATCTAGACTTTGGTGGTAATCATACCTCTGAAAGTGGGCATGCCTCTGAGGGTGGTCCAACCTCTGAAGATAGTCCATCATCTAATAATGTTCCAACATCTTAAGAAGATTTTGATCAAATTCATAGGCCACACATTATCAGACAAATACCAAGAAGATTTACAGACTTTGACATGTTGCAAGATACTAAAATAGACTCTAAAAGGGAAGCCATTCAGTGTGCCATGTTGGTAGACTCTGAACTAGTTAGTACTGAAGAAGAtctcaagaagaaagtgtggctGAAGGACATGAAATAAGAACTTAAGGCTATAAAGAGAAACAAAACTTGGGAGTTGACTAAGCTTCTAAAGAACAAGAAAGTCATCAGTGTGAGATGGGTTTACAAGTTGAAACTGAAGCCAGATGGATCAATTGAAAAACACAAAGCAATGTTAATAGCTAGAGGATTTGTACATAAATATGTATTAGATTACTTTGAGGTGTTTGCACCTATAGCTAGACAAGAAACAATCAAATTGATGATTGCTATAGTTACTAATAGAAATTGGTCTCTGATGCATTTAGAAGTAAAATATCCATTTCTGAATGGTCCTCTACAATAGAAAGTTTATGTATCAtaacctcctggatttgtgaaaaataatcaggaagggatggtgtacgagttgcataaagccttgtatggactgaaacaagctcctaaagcttggaatctgaaaattgattaattttttaagcttcaaggattcagaaaatgtgagatggagtataATGTTTATGTTTAACATACATCTGATAGCAATATGATTCTGTtatgtctctatgttgatgacatatttCTAACAGGGAGTTGTTCATatgagatagctaagttcaagaaggtgttgatgaatgagtttgagatgactgatctAGGAAATATGGTATATTTTCTAAGGATGGTGATTTTGTATAGGGGTGACAATTAGATCCATTAAGAcaaaatccatccaatccatccatcaaaaaatccatcatatccatccactacataaaaattaagttaatggattgaATTAAATCCATCCATTTATAAACATGGATTatccaatccatccaacacattttaatgatctaatagatttttttatctaattttaaaaaaataaactttttcaaatatcaatttttttttcgaaaaaaaatcaattttttccaaaaatttaaaaatcgttttttttaaaaaataccaaaatttgattttatttttgaattttttttacaaatataaaaaaaatattttttttgaaaataaaaaataacaatttttaaattatttttttcgaaaatacaaaaaaaattttttgaaataaaaactgatattattttattaaaaaaaataaaaaaactttttgaaaaaataaatttcaaaaaaGTAAGTgtttttttcaaaaaaaaatggatggatggatatccatccactaaaaatatgataatggatggattggatggattttattcttaatggatggattggattggatatttttaaaaaaatttagtggattgttaatggactaattgattgttttgatccatccattaacgatccaattcatatccatccaatccatccattttaCCACCCCTAATTTTGTACTCTGATAAAGATATAATCTTACATCagctgaagtatgaacttgagcttcaaaagATATTTGAGCTAATAAATTGCAAGTCTACAATCACACATGTTGAAACAAATCCCAAGCTGGATTTTGATGTTGagggtgatgatgtagatgctacaacttTTAAACAGTTGGTGGGATCATTGAGATATCTCTGTAACACCAGACCTGACATCTGTTATGCATTTGGAATGGTGAGTAGGTTTATGAACAAACCAAAGTGGTCACATCAACAAGTTATTGTCAGGATATTGAGGTATATTAAGGGGACTCTGAGGTATGGAGTTTTGTTCCATTCTGGTGTTGAATCTGACTCAGTGCTGATATGTTATTCAGACTCTAATTGGTGCGAATTCAGAGTTGACAAAAGAAATACTTCTAGACATTTCTTCAAGTATATGtgaggtcccatttcttggttCTCTAAGAAGAAACCCGTGGTTTCATTATTGACCTATGAAGCTGTGTACATTGCAGGTGCTTTGTCTGCTTGTTAAGTTGTTTGGATTATAAACTTATTGCAGGATCAAAAGATCAAGGTAAGCAAGCCTGTGAACTTGATGATTGACAACCAATCATCTATAAGCCTTGTCAAGAATCCAGTGCTGCATGGAAGGAGCAAGCGCATTGACACGAAGTTCCATTTTCTATGCAATCAGGTTTTGAATCGAGTGCTTGAAGTTATTCACTATAGCACTCATAAGCAACTTGCAGATGTGCAGATCAAAGCAATCAAGACTGAATACTTTATCTATTTGAAGGATGGAATTGATGTTGTTGATTATAATTagttgaatatgaattaagggtTGATATTAGTTGTAATTCAGATTCAATTTTATTTTGCATTTGAATTTCATTTTGGTGACTCTGATAGTTTAAATACCTAGCTTAGCTCATTTCGTAACAAAATCGAGTGTAACTGTTTTCATTATGAGTAGAAAATTTAGTTACatatttctctctctctctctctctctctctctctctctcctcccccccccctctctctctctctctctcacacacacacacacacacacatacacacacacatcATCATCTTCTCCATCTTCAATCTTATGCACTAACACTCTCTTACCAAGGACTTAAGTTGGAACAACTGTTAAAGTAAAAGTAACATGATAAAATTAATCAAATCCTTTTGTGTAAGTTGATAAAGGAATAATGTATAGATTTTTGAGAAACTTGTTGGTGTCCTCTTTAACACTTATCTTCAACATTAAGAAATTGTAGACACTATGCAATTGGAAAGTATGGAGGCATCACCCTATACAACTGTACCACGGTTTCAGTTTTAGTTTAACAATTAACAAAAAGAGTTAAGAGTTGCAAGCATATAAAAGGCAAACCCTTGAATTCGAACTGTTGTATCAAAATGGAATTGAATGAAATCGTGAAAATCTATTAACCTATTCCCCTTGTTGGGCGAATGTGTGACTGAGTATTTTGTGCAATTTGTTTTTTGATTTAAATTTTGAAGGCTTAATACATGTTTTAGTTTCTTAATTTAATCTAATGTTCTGCTTTAACCGTTTAACTAAAAAACATTACAAGTTAGTCCATTAACTTCATTTATGTTATCCTATTTGATCTCTTTCGTCAAATTTTTGAGAAAAAACCTTAATTTCTGGTGACGTGGCGTGACATCAAGGTCATTGATACAAATCTGAGTCAGAATATATAGTTAAAAACCGATACACTGTTTAAATTGCGAGGATTTTGTTTTCGCAATTTAAATGGTGTATCAGTTTCTAACTAAATATGTTGATTCAAATTTGTATCAATGGACTTGCTAGCACGGCACGTCACTCGAACTTCGTGTTTTTTTTGTCAGAAATTGACAAGAAGAGATTTAATAGGGTAACAAAAGTGAAGTTAAAGGAATAACTTGTAAcgttttttattttttagttaAGGGAATAAAACGGAATATTAAGTTAAATTGACATAAGAGATTTAATATGCCAATTTTGAAGTATTCTAATTTGTGTCTTGTTAACTTCATGACTATTGATGGTAAAGCTGGTTTGATCCGTT is a window of Lathyrus oleraceus cultivar Zhongwan6 chromosome 6, CAAS_Psat_ZW6_1.0, whole genome shotgun sequence DNA encoding:
- the LOC127095083 gene encoding uncharacterized protein LOC127095083; protein product: MTEKISEREVEQALKAYSGMGNVKIGVKNDNIVLIKDVWYVPGMKSNLMSLKYELELQKIFELINCKSTITHVETNPKLDFDVEGDDVDATTFKQLVGSLRYLCNTRPDICYAFGMTLIGANSELTKEILLDISSSICEDQKIKVSKPVNLMIDNQSSISLVKNPVLHGRSKRIDTKFHFLCNQVLNRVLEVIHYSTHKQLADVQIKAIKTEYFIYLKDGIDVVDYN